Proteins encoded in a region of the Triticum dicoccoides isolate Atlit2015 ecotype Zavitan chromosome 3A, WEW_v2.0, whole genome shotgun sequence genome:
- the LOC119268908 gene encoding serine/threonine-protein phosphatase 7 long form homolog produces the protein MSSRARGRARRGRGRGRGRCSVAEYEMDHHETSAPSSPSTTSDREDNVGFTPEQVHVACYAGPAEPSSSTLLNPKINHRSDAIFGDQALEQLKLRHHKPLKFHERYRPYLRDAGLLGLSQICQRMPQLDKALITALVERWRPETHSFHLASGEMTVTLQDVAMLFALPIDGRPVCSSTDHDYGQMVLDCLGHDPRVQSMPGKSFLHYKWLKKHFYELPEGADDHTVQRHVRAYILSLLCGVLFPDGTGRMSLIYLPLIADLSLVGTYSWGSAALAFLYRALCSAASSHNMKNIGGSLLLLQLWSWEHSHVGRPLARSSSVAETDIPQDLPPIGFRWVGARAQSENATRCLKQYRDELNLQRADQLKWEPYMLIESSSLPPLCTKDADLWITQAPLINFPIVEMYLPERVMRQFGLRQCIPPPFRPTLQTLHRISRRGRERENWEETHHEYIQEWEARRQRIFRETEQFDLSSYDEYLQWYSGATRRYLVPSTGDDAEAGLLSPPDDSSDLQYKAKSPMIRKAVDKLHGMMKKAKTAMASTADTATQALVFEFLHGFEDVLSDLGEIKERGGPEAPPFDSVTGSHCGSAAPHHESLLLLEAEQNIICDNQEGEYLEDEDLHTVEQATLGFEPMGGENHRVDSLLLDVHENCDSASLAIENCEAEDFDIPQHTEDVDQAGHAAEMEHGVEVVEPMSTCEENNGFDVAPSPPQESADVKLEGDDVATAEHEDAEEEDDSGCAPSSHP, from the exons ATGTCTTCAAGGGCAAGAGGACGTGCACGTCGTGGCCGGGGCCGGGGCCGTGGCAGATGTTCTGTGGCAGAATATGAAATGGATCATCATGAAACATCTGCGCCTTCTTCGCCGAGTACCACTTCTGATAGAGAGGACAATGTTGGTTTCACTCCCGAACAAGTCCATGTTGCTTGTTATGCAGGGCCTGCAGAGCCTTCATCCAGTACACTACTCAATCCTAAGATTAACCACCGTTCGGATGCAATTTTTGGCGATCAG GCCCTGGAGCAGTTGAAGTTGCGTCACCACAAACCCTTGAAATTTCATGAGAGGTATCGTCCTTATTTGAGGGATGCTGGATTGCTTGGTCTCTCACAAATCTGCCAGAGAATGCCTCAATTGGACAAAGCCTTGATTACTGCTCTTGTTGAGCGTTGGAGGCCAGAGACCCACAGCTTTCACTTGGCTTCTGGGGAGATGACAGTTACGCTTCAAGATGTTGCCATGTTGTTTGCTCTTCCTATTGACGGCCGACCGGTTTGTTCTAGTACTGATCATGATTATGGGCAGATGGTCCTTGATTGTCTAGGTCATGATCCAAGAGTTCAATCAATGCCTGGAAAATCCTTCTTGCATTACAAATGGCTGAAGAAGCACTTCTATGAGTTACCAGAAGGGGCGGATGATCATACGGTACAGAGGCATGTTCGAGCATACATCCTGAGCCTTTTATGTGGAGTGCTCTTTCCAGACGGGACAGGAAGGATGAGTCTGATATATCTTCCATTGATTGCTGATCTTTCTCTTGTTGGAACATACAGCTGGGGTTCCGCAGCCCTCGCATTCCTCTACCGAGCTCTTTGCTCTGCTGCCTCCTCCCACAACATGAAGAATATAGGTGGTTCATTGCTTCTCTTGCAGCTTTGGAGTTGGGAGCACTCTCATGTTGGCAGGCCATTGGCTCGATCTTCCTCAGTCGCGGAGACAGACATCCCACAGGACTTGCCCCCAATTGGCTTCCGTTGGGTGGGTGCTCGCGCACAAAGTGAGAATGCTACCCGCTGTCTTAAGCAGTACAGGGATGAGCTAAATCTGCAGCGAGCAGATCAGTTGAAATGGGAACCATACATGCTCATTGAGTCCTCGAGCTTACCACCACTTTGTACAAAAGATGCTGACCTGTGGATTACTCAAGCACCATTAATAAATTTTCCTATTGTTGAGATGTATCTGCCTGAGCGAGTGATGCGGCAATTCGGGCTTCGTCAATGCATTCCGCCACCTTTTCGACCTACCCTACAGACATTACATCGTATTAGCCGACGTGGTAGAGAGCGTGAAAATTGGGAAGAGACACATCATGAGTATATTCAGGAATGGGAAGCACGGCGACAGCGCATATTTCGGGAGACTGAGCAGTTTGATTTGTCATCTTATGACGAGTATCTGCAGTGGTACTCTGGAGCTACACGGCGATATCTTGTGCCATCGACCGGTGATGATGCTGAAGCAGGACTTTTATCCCCACCCGATGATTCTTCCGATCTTCAGTACAAAGCCAAGTCTCCTATGATCCGTAAAGCG GTTGATAAGCTGCATGGTATGATGAAGAAGGCCAAGACAGCCATGGCATCCACGGCTGATACGGCCACACAAGCCTTAGTGTTTGAATTTCTGCATGGCTTTGAAGATGTCCTCAGTGATCTTGGTGAGATCAAGGAAAGGGGTGGCCCAGAGGCTCCACCTTTTGATTCAGTCACCGGCTCACATTGTGGCTCTGCTGCTCCCCATCATGAGTCTCTACTTTTGCTTGAAGCTGAACAGAACATTATATGTGACAATCAAGAGGGTGAATACCTGGAAGATGAGGACCTTCACACGGTGGAGCAGGCTACGTTGGGCTTTGAACCTATGGGTGGGGAAAACCACCGCGTCGACAGTTTGCTACTGGACGTGCACGAAAACTGTGACTCGGCTTCATTGGCCATTGAGAACTGTGAGGCAGAAGACTTTGATATTCCACAGCACACTGAGGATGTTGATCAAGCTGGACATGCTGCCGAAATGGAACATGGTGTAGAGGTGGTGGAACCCATGTCCACATGTGAGGAAAACAATGGTTTCGATGTTGCGCCCTCTCCTCCACAAGAGAGCGCCGATGTCAAACTGGAAGGTGATGATGTAGCGACGGCAGAACACGAAGAcgcggaggaggaagacgacagcggCTGCGCCCCTTCCTCACACCCATAG
- the LOC119268907 gene encoding clathrin interactor EPSIN 1-like isoform X1, with translation MDGIMKALDHTVREIKREVNLKVLKVPEIEQKVLDATSDEPWGPHGSDMADIARATKNIGECQIIMKVLWQRLGNTDANWRHLYKALAVAEYLLANGTERAAEEIIDNSSQIAKLTTFEFVEPGGKDVGLNVRKKAEAVLVIVDDREKLQQAREKAASTRDKYLGVSSTGMSSYKSSAASFGSGTYSSGSRYGSTAGSRETASFKDRHTGTELSKNNNKPSYSSTRQRSKETTTKSANSSKLAKGGSKSMSNPRATPAVPSSQKGKNEDDGDEFNPRGSSTSAGTANVSSNNLDLFGPRLMPNAGSAAVPEIDLFAFADFQSAPLEAATSSGSHPQGNIDLFAGRPSFGGSATADMEFSVRGAPNKHIEQKTSSPAQPSASAFDPFNPSFAAIFPSDTEFSVRGTPSKSSQGKLSSDTAFDPLAGIPVKRFNGSNSSGVWSSSKGSAVTEPTHGSPGASKSSDCSPSEELNCGAFASHEGSRTASVTKSMNESLAKQKQDSMAASKPAVKKETFRGKSSIWADSLSRGLIDLNLAAPKMVDPSDARVVRRLSNGSEEKAPETVPWYMEAATGTPEFPRSTGAGGESRIF, from the exons ATGGATGGGATCATGAAGGCGCTCGATCACACCGTCCGGGAGAT AAAGCGAGAGGTCAATCTCAAGGTGCTCAAGGTGCCAGAGATCGAGCAGAAG GTTCTTGACGCGACCAGCGATGAGCCGTGGGGGCCTCACGGTTCAGACATGGCGGACATCGCACGGGCCACCAAGAATAT CGGCGAATGCCAAATAATCATGAAGGTGCTGTGGCAACGGCTGGGCAACACCGACGCAAATTGGCGTCACCTGTATAAG GCGCTGGCTGTGGCTGAGTATCTTCTGGCCAATGGCACTGAGCGCGCAGCCGAGGAAATTATCGACAACAGCTCACAGATTGCG AAACTCACGACATTCGAGTTTGTGGAGCCTGGTGGAAAAGACGTGGGGCTCAATGTGCGCAAGAAGGCCGAAGCTGTTCTGGTCATTGTGGATGACAGGGAAAAGCTTCAACAAGCCAGGGAGAAGGCTGCTTCTACGAGGGACAA GTACTTGGGGGTGTCATCAACTGGAATGTCATCATACAAATCAAGCGCAGCATCATTTGGCAGTGGCACCTACTCCTCTGGTAGTCGCTACGGGAGCACAGCTGGTTCGAGGGAAACCGCCTCGTTCAAGGATAGACACACTGGCACAGAATTGAGCAAGAACAATAATAAGCCAAGTTACAGCAGCACTAGACAAAGGTCAAAAGAAACTACTACTAAGAGTGCAAATAGCTCTAAATTAGCAAAAGGAGGCTCCAAATCGATGTCGAATCCGCGTGCCACACCTGCTGTTCCAAGTTCACAGAAAGGAAAGAATGAGGATGATGGCGACGAGTTCAATCCACGAGGATCTTCCACATCTG CTGGAACAGCTAATGTGAGCTCCAATaatttggatctctttgggccaagATTAATGCCAAACGCTGGTAGTGCTGCTGTGCCGGAAATTGATTTGTTTGCGTTTGCAGATTTCCAGTCAGCCCCATTGGAGGCAGCAACGTCAAGTGGTTCTCACCCTCAG GGCAACATTGATCTATTTGCTGGCAGGCCATCCTTTGGTGGCTCAGCTACTGCAGACATGGAGTTCTCAGTACGTGGTGCTCCCAATAAGCATATAGAGCAAAAAACTTCTTCCCCTGCGCAGCCCTCTGCGTCTGCTTTTGATCCCTTCAACCCATCCTTTGCCGCAATATTCCCTTCGGACACAGAGTTCTCAGTGCGTGGCACCCCAAGCAAATCCTCACAAGGAAAGCTTTCAAGTGACACAGCTTTCGATCCTTTGGCTGGAATTCCGGTGAAGCGTTTCAATGGATCAAACTCTTCTGGTGTATGGTCTTCAAGTAAAGGGTCAGCTGTTACTGAACCAACACATGGTTCTCCTGGGGCCAGCAAGAGTTCTGATTGCAGTCCTTCGGAGGAGTTGAACTGTGGCGCCTTTGCGTCGCATGAGGGATCACGCACGGCAAGTGTCACCAAATCCATGAACGAGTCACTCGCAAAGCAGAAGCAGGACTCCATGGCAGCATCAAAACCAGCTGTGAAGAAAGAGACTTTTCGGGGCAAATCTAGCATTTGGGCCGACTCTTTGAGCCGTGGGTTGATTGATTTGAATTTAGCTGCCC CAAAGATGGTTGATCCTTCAGATGCCAGGGTCGTTAGGCGGCTCAGCAACGGCTCTGAGGAGAAAGCCCCAGAAACTGTTCCATGGTACATGGAGGCAGCAACAGGCACTCCTGAGTTTCCACGCTCCACGGGAGCAGGTGGTGAAAGCCGCATTttctag
- the LOC119268907 gene encoding clathrin interactor EPSIN 1-like isoform X2, with the protein MDGIMKALDHTVREIKREVNLKVLKVPEIEQKVLDATSDEPWGPHGSDMADIARATKNIGECQIIMKVLWQRLGNTDANWRHLYKALAVAEYLLANGTERAAEEIIDNSSQIAKLTTFEFVEPGGKDVGLNVRKKAEAVLVIVDDREKLQQAREKAASTRDKYLGVSSTGMSSYKSSAASFGSGTYSSGSRYGSTAGSRETASFKDRHTGTELSKNNNKPSYSSTRQRSKETTTKSANSSKLAKGGSKSMSNPRATPAVPSSQKGKNEDDGDEFNPRGSSTSDFQSAPLEAATSSGSHPQGNIDLFAGRPSFGGSATADMEFSVRGAPNKHIEQKTSSPAQPSASAFDPFNPSFAAIFPSDTEFSVRGTPSKSSQGKLSSDTAFDPLAGIPVKRFNGSNSSGVWSSSKGSAVTEPTHGSPGASKSSDCSPSEELNCGAFASHEGSRTASVTKSMNESLAKQKQDSMAASKPAVKKETFRGKSSIWADSLSRGLIDLNLAAPKMVDPSDARVVRRLSNGSEEKAPETVPWYMEAATGTPEFPRSTGAGGESRIF; encoded by the exons ATGGATGGGATCATGAAGGCGCTCGATCACACCGTCCGGGAGAT AAAGCGAGAGGTCAATCTCAAGGTGCTCAAGGTGCCAGAGATCGAGCAGAAG GTTCTTGACGCGACCAGCGATGAGCCGTGGGGGCCTCACGGTTCAGACATGGCGGACATCGCACGGGCCACCAAGAATAT CGGCGAATGCCAAATAATCATGAAGGTGCTGTGGCAACGGCTGGGCAACACCGACGCAAATTGGCGTCACCTGTATAAG GCGCTGGCTGTGGCTGAGTATCTTCTGGCCAATGGCACTGAGCGCGCAGCCGAGGAAATTATCGACAACAGCTCACAGATTGCG AAACTCACGACATTCGAGTTTGTGGAGCCTGGTGGAAAAGACGTGGGGCTCAATGTGCGCAAGAAGGCCGAAGCTGTTCTGGTCATTGTGGATGACAGGGAAAAGCTTCAACAAGCCAGGGAGAAGGCTGCTTCTACGAGGGACAA GTACTTGGGGGTGTCATCAACTGGAATGTCATCATACAAATCAAGCGCAGCATCATTTGGCAGTGGCACCTACTCCTCTGGTAGTCGCTACGGGAGCACAGCTGGTTCGAGGGAAACCGCCTCGTTCAAGGATAGACACACTGGCACAGAATTGAGCAAGAACAATAATAAGCCAAGTTACAGCAGCACTAGACAAAGGTCAAAAGAAACTACTACTAAGAGTGCAAATAGCTCTAAATTAGCAAAAGGAGGCTCCAAATCGATGTCGAATCCGCGTGCCACACCTGCTGTTCCAAGTTCACAGAAAGGAAAGAATGAGGATGATGGCGACGAGTTCAATCCACGAGGATCTTCCACATCTG ATTTCCAGTCAGCCCCATTGGAGGCAGCAACGTCAAGTGGTTCTCACCCTCAG GGCAACATTGATCTATTTGCTGGCAGGCCATCCTTTGGTGGCTCAGCTACTGCAGACATGGAGTTCTCAGTACGTGGTGCTCCCAATAAGCATATAGAGCAAAAAACTTCTTCCCCTGCGCAGCCCTCTGCGTCTGCTTTTGATCCCTTCAACCCATCCTTTGCCGCAATATTCCCTTCGGACACAGAGTTCTCAGTGCGTGGCACCCCAAGCAAATCCTCACAAGGAAAGCTTTCAAGTGACACAGCTTTCGATCCTTTGGCTGGAATTCCGGTGAAGCGTTTCAATGGATCAAACTCTTCTGGTGTATGGTCTTCAAGTAAAGGGTCAGCTGTTACTGAACCAACACATGGTTCTCCTGGGGCCAGCAAGAGTTCTGATTGCAGTCCTTCGGAGGAGTTGAACTGTGGCGCCTTTGCGTCGCATGAGGGATCACGCACGGCAAGTGTCACCAAATCCATGAACGAGTCACTCGCAAAGCAGAAGCAGGACTCCATGGCAGCATCAAAACCAGCTGTGAAGAAAGAGACTTTTCGGGGCAAATCTAGCATTTGGGCCGACTCTTTGAGCCGTGGGTTGATTGATTTGAATTTAGCTGCCC CAAAGATGGTTGATCCTTCAGATGCCAGGGTCGTTAGGCGGCTCAGCAACGGCTCTGAGGAGAAAGCCCCAGAAACTGTTCCATGGTACATGGAGGCAGCAACAGGCACTCCTGAGTTTCCACGCTCCACGGGAGCAGGTGGTGAAAGCCGCATTttctag
- the LOC119268906 gene encoding ATP-dependent 6-phosphofructokinase 6-like, with translation MASHIILPKEEEEEEEVEEGLGVAVEADHDSPEPPRYRHLQPAQKALPFSATCVRISRDSYPNLRALRNASATSLRDDDAAFAKLDEGDYGYVLDDVQHLTDYLPELPTFPNPLQDHPAYSTVKQYFVNADDTVPEKVVVQKNSPRGVHFRRAGPRQRVYFEPEDVKACIVTCGGLCPGLNTVIRELVCGLSHMYNVNDVFGIQNGYKGFYSSNYLPMTPKSVNDIHKRGGTVLGSSRGGHDTHKIVDNIQDRGINQVYIIGGDGTQKGAYEIFKEIRRRGLKVAVAGIPKTIDNDIAVIDKSFGFDTAVEEAQRAIDAAHVEASSAENGIGLVKLMGRYSGFIAMYATLASRDVDCCLIPESPFYLEGEGGLFEYIERRLKENNHMVIVVAEGAGQDLIAKSIPVADQLDASGNKLLLDVGLWLTHKIKDHCKSKKMEMTIKYIDPTYMIRAIPSNASDNVYCTLLAHSAIHGAMAGYSFTVGMVNGRHAYIPFHRVTSTRNKVKITDRMWARLLSSTNQPSFLSKEDIMEAREAERLANRLPVPAGSSEHTKKHSASVLSNASGDVQGAPTLTLSQLHQPATAVTVPAPPPSATAGTASVTVIDPDDDSGATGPREETPERETGTWQEAEETGRTRDERPMQPETPERMAPPPGNALHARADETAAQAAQDVDAFKPDDGCTTPPPAHGSDDDRVAASTSGKRAGVAAARSRLLAFRSFARGKKGNRSGDAPSPGEHLPAHGKAWEEAGADDKDKGQARWKRFWK, from the exons ATGGCGTCCCACATCATTCTccccaaggaggaggaggaggaggaggaggtggaggaggggcTGGGCGTGGCGGTGGAGGCGGACCAcgactcgccggagccgccgcggtACCGGCACTTGCAGCCGGCCCAGAAGGCGCTCCCGTTCTCGGCCACGTGCGTGCGGATCTCCCGCGACTCCTACCCCAACCTCCGCGCCCTGCGCAACGCCTCCGCCACCAGCCTCCGCGACGACGACGCCGCCTTCGCCAAGCTCGACGAGGGCGACTACGGCTACGTCCTCGACGACGTCCAGCACCTCACCGATTACCTCCCCGAACTCCCC ACTTTTCCTAACCCATTGCAAGATCACCCTGCCTATTCAACTGTCAA GCAATATTTTGTCAATGCAGATGATACCGTACCTGAAAAG GTGGTTGTTCAGAAGAACAGTCCACGTGGAGTTCACTTCCGTCGTGCCGGGCCTCGCCAGAGG GTCTACTTCGAGCCAGAAGATGTGAAAGCATGCATTGTGACGTGTGGTGGCCTTTGCCCTGGGCTCAATACTGTCATTAGAGAGTTGGTGTGTGGCTTATCCCACATGTACAATGTCAACGATGTCTTCGGAATACAG AATGGATACAAAGGCTTCTATTCGAGCAATTATCTTCCCATGACACCAAAAAGTGTCAATGATATCCACAAAAGGGGTGGTACAGTTCTTGGAAGTTCACGTGGTGGTCATGATACCCATAAGATTGTCGACAACATTCAAGATCGTGGAATTAATCAG GTTTACATTATTGGAGGAGATGGAACTCAGaagggagcatatgagatattcaag GAAATCCGTAGACGTGGTCTAAAAGTCGCCGTTGCTGGTATCCCCAAGACTATTGATAATGATATAGCG GTTATAGACAAGTCCTTTGGTTTTGACACTGCTGTAGAAGAGGCCCAACGTGCCATTGATGCCGCTCATGTGGAAGCTTCAAGTGCTGAGAACGGAATAGGCTTGGTGAAACTGATGGGTCGCTATAGTG GGTTTATTGCAATGTATGCTACGCTGGCAAGCAGAGATGTG GACTGCTGCTTAATTCCTGAATCTCCGTTTTATTTGGAGGGGGAGGGTGGACTCTTTGAGTATATAGAAAGGAGGCTGAAAGAGAACAACCACATGGTCATTGTAGTGGCTGAGGGAGCAGGACAGGATCTCATTGCCAAAAGTATACCTGTAGCAGATCAGCTAGATGCATCTGGAAATAAGCTGCTTCTTGATGTTGGTCTCTGGTTGACTCACAAGATTAAG GATCATTGCAAGAGCAAAAAGATGGAGATGACCATTAAATACATAG ATCCAACCTACATGATCCGAGCCATTCCAAGCAATGCTTCGGACAATGTGTACTGCACACTGCTGGCACACAGTGCCATTCATGGTGCAATGGCAGGATATAGCTTCACAGTGGGAATGGTCAACGGCAGGCATGCATACATACCATTTCAT AGGGTAACATCAACACGGAACAAGGTCAAGATCACGGACAGGATGTGGGCAAGGCTGCTGTCTTCAACAAACCAGCCAAGCTTCCTGAGCAAGGAGGATATCATGGAGGCACGAGAGGCCGAAAGGTTGGCCAACAGGCTACCTGTGCCTGCGGGCAGCAGCGAGCATACGAAGAAACACTCTGCGTCGGTACTGTCAAACG CCTCCGGCGATGTCCAAGGAGCGCCCACGTTGACGTTGTCACAGCTGCACCAGCCTGCCACCGCCGTTACGGTTCCTGCACCACCGCCATCCGCGACGGCTGGCACGGCCAGCGTGACAGTGATCGACCCCGACGACGATAGCGGCGCAACCGGACCTCGGGAAGAGACGCCGGAACGAGAGACCGGAACATGGCAAGAGGCCGAGGAAACTGGCCGGACACGGGACGAGAGGCCTATGCAGCCGGAGACGCCGGAGCGCATGGCCCCGCCGCCGGGAAACGCGTTGCACGCACGTGCCGACGAGACGGCAGCACAGGCGGCGCAGGACGTAGACGCGTTCAAACCTGACGACGGCTGCACCACGCCACCGCCGGCGCACGGCTCGGATGACGACCGCGTGGCGGCGAGCACGAGCGGCAAGCGAGCGGGCGTGGCCGCCGCCAGGTCGAGGCTGCTCGCGTTCCGGTCGTTCGCGCGGGGCAAGAAGGGCAACAGGTCTGGGGACGCGCCGTCGCCGGGAGAACACCTGCCGGCGCACGGTAAGGCGTGGGAGGAGGCCGGTGCGGATGACAAGGACAAGGGCCAGGCGAGGTGGAAAAGGTTTTGGAAGTGA